From a single Ciconia boyciana chromosome 4, ASM3463844v1, whole genome shotgun sequence genomic region:
- the LOC140650780 gene encoding neuronal regeneration-related protein-like: MVYQPRLTIWVSQKLFPTSPGNGEFPKGYLPISKEVNRKKKSEAEVAFLTPVNGYGQDFTKINYLYSFQS; encoded by the exons GTTTATCAACCAAGGTTAACGATTTGGGTTAGCCAGAAACTCTTTCCAACCAGCCCAGGGAATGGGGAATTTCCAAAG ggaTATCTTCCTATCTCAAAGGAAGTAAATCGCAAGAAGAAAAGTGAGGCTGAAGTGGCATTCCTGACTCCAGTAAATGGCTATGGACAAGATTTCACCAAAATCAATTACCTCTACTCTTTTCAGTCATAA